The following is a genomic window from Apodemus sylvaticus chromosome 10, mApoSyl1.1, whole genome shotgun sequence.
GTAAAGTGGAAAGTTTCCTCATACTGAAATTCTGTCTTGTTGAAAACTGCAGCTGCCAAATCCTCCAGGTGGCATTCTTCCTCTACATCAGGGCAGGCAACGCTTGCAGGCAACTCCGGTCTGACACGGGGTCTCCCTCCAGTTTCTTCCAGGTCCTGCAGAAATTCTAGAGCAGCATCGGCGCTCACTTGGATGGAGGACGACATGCACCTTACATACAAATTGGTTCTCAGGGTGCCAATAGGCGGTCCACAGATTTCCTGACTCCACAATTTCACGTGGATATAAATGTAGCCTTCGCTCTCTGTGAAATCCAGGTGGCCCTGGACGGGCGACAGACATTTACAAAGAGAGGCTTCCAAATCAGCTCCCAGGCCATCTCTAGTGAGACTATAGTTTTCGTTTTCAATTTTCACCTTGATTGCTCCACCTCCTGAATTCAGGAGAGCACATGCAGCTACAGAGATGTTTTCGTTCTCCTTTTTCCTGAGGTGAGGGTTCTTCATtttctgtctatctttctgtccAAGTGTGAGTGCTCCTAGATTTAGACCCAGCTTAGCATATTTGGCTTCCAGATCAACACTGATGCCCATTTTCCCAGCAGCCTTTGCATTTTCCAGATGAATGTCATTCCTGGAAAACAGACAGAAGAGCCGTTAGAATGAGAGCTAACCTGGAGAGAGCATCTTCTGTACCGTGAGATCAACAGCACAGTCCTCGGGTCACATGCTCCACGGGCCCAGTCGGTTTGCAGGGGGAGAAATGGTTGGTTCATTGCAGACTTTGCACTCATTAGCAGAACTTTTATGCTTACTAGTTTTTAGATGTAATGTTACAGGTAAGGATGTGCCTGTTCATACTTTcaattccattttaatttttgctCATCTCTTTTCTGGTTCTAAACATTGTGTTCagtcttctttcaataaaccctcAATGGAATCTGAATTGGTCTTTTCTGTTCCGTATGCTTTAGTTATGCAATGATTCAGAAGTGCTTCTTTTATGTCTatcggtgttttgcctgcatgtgcgtGCAGTAAcccaggagaccagaagagggaatcatatCCCCAAGAACTGAAGGTACAGGAGGTGGTCAGCTCCATattggtgctgggaagtgaatccTGGTGCtccagaaaagcagccagtgctcttgacccctGAGCTACTGCTCTAGCCCAGGTTCAAATTATTTATGATTGTTATGATTGTAAATAAGGTGAAGAACAATACAAAGACATCTGACATTGACCTCTGTCCTCCAAACTAACAGGTTACAAGTATTTACTGTTCCTTAATCCCattatctttttctattttaggATGGCTACCCAGATGTGAGTCCCTTTGCTCTACTGTCCCTAaagcctctgtctccacatgcaAAGGCCACTGAGAGCCATTCTTGCTGGTATCCACCTACTTTCCCAGCACACAGTTTCCTAAAGCATAAACTGTAGTTTCACATCCATGAAGATGAGGCGGAAAGggattatttggcttacacttttacACCATACTCTATccttgaaggaagtcagaacacaAACACAACCAGGGTGGGAACCTAggacaggagctgaagcagaggccactgaagggtgctgtttactgggttgttcctcatggcttgcttaagTCGTACCCCTGACCCAGGGGATGGCACaacctacagtgggctgggcatTCTTCCATCAATCACGAAGAAAATGTTCTACAAACTGGCCTGCTACTCAGTCTTACAAAGGCATTTTCTTCATCAGGGTTTCTCCTCTGAGCTGATTCACTATTGTTTGTGGCAGGTTGACATACACATAGCCTGTACAACCGACTGTTTGTCAGTTGCAGTGGGTTGGCCTGATGTTGCTTATACTCTGATGCTAATATTGGTTCCTCAAGATCTGGGTGCCCTAGAGACTAGAGTCTGCGTAGAGACCCAAGTGACAGGATGTGACTTTGCCTGCAAGtgatttctgattggtgaataaagataccAACACTCAATAGTTggacagaagagacataggcaggTTTTAGGGTTCCTGGTCTTGTGGCCTgagaggagaaccaggaagaaaggcaaaaagGGAAGAAGAAGTCGCCATGGGTACGATGAGTTCATAAAAATGTGGCCCTCAGGGCTGGCCAGTTGGATTTAAAAggagcccagatgaaacatagtaagaaATAACTCTGGcttatcaataggaaagtagattctactAGCATAGAGGgaagatatctgcccagctcttgtgccaTTTAAGGCTCATTGTAAATAATGAAAGTTGTATgggtcttttatctgggaactgaatgatcaagaCAGGGTAGAAACTGTggtaatacatttaaaatgtcagCAATAGTCACTCTGACCAGAATAGATCACTGTTAagcctccatttctttttctttccttgttcaaACCCACCAACCAAAAGCAAGCTTTCAAGATTCCTTTCAGTTCTGCCCAGTCAGAAGCTGCTGCCCCACCCTGTTCCATGCTGTGCTAAGCAGTCTCTGTTCTTCCCATTCCCTCCCAGGCGCTCATCCAGGACCCCCTGAACCAGGCCCTGTTCTCAGCCAGCACCACAACTCACACCAAAGTACAAAAGAACAATGGTCAGGACACCCCCAGCCCCAGGAAATACAGAAATCACAGGTGCAGAAAATACAGAAATCTATAGTACAGTCACATTTATAGGAGCTGTGGGGTAGCCTGGGATACTGGCCATTGTACTCGTACACCTGGACTCCATAAAATTGTTGGTCCTTTGAAATGTGCATCTCTTAGGCATGTGTCTGAGACTTGCTCCTTCAAAAGGAAATGGGTGAGCTCCAAATCCAGGCATGTAAACTCATTAACCACTCTGCAGTTCTAGGTCTGCTTCACCAGTCAGACACCTTCCCCCCAAAGTCAAGCATGGACTGGGAAGTCTCTGAGACTTTGGTCTGGAATTTAAAGTGCCTTGTTAGCTGTCCTCAGAGGGAAGGAGCATGGCATCAGATGCAGCACTGCAGATTGGCAGGCAAACACAGGGGCAGAGCAGGAGCTGCCtcttggagaggaagaagagatgccCACCTCTGAAAGTACTCTGAAAGTGGTGGAGAGAACATGACAAGCTTTTCAGGGCTCTAGTGCCCCTGCCTTCTTTTTCATACTAAATACAGTTCCGCGTCCTCCCTGCCTGTTGGACACATTTACTCATCTTCACACAGGGTCATGTGGGGAACCCTCAGAGGGGTTTGGAGACCAGCAGGAGCCGATCTCACAGCCTCCAGTGAGAGGGAATAGAGGTGATTATTTACTCACCTGCCCCTGCCAACTGTGCCAGGTGCCTGCTGTGGATAAAAGAGGCCCCACCCACCACtgatccctctctctcccaccctccctctcctcctctccccacagatctctctctttctttctctctctgtttctctctccctccctccctccctccctctcctcctctcctctcctcctccaccctctctttctgccctcttttctctctgcttcctctcagctTTAGCTCCCATGTGTCTCCATttccctctgcctgcctgtctctct
Proteins encoded in this region:
- the LOC127693537 gene encoding schlafen family member 12-like codes for the protein MGTGLQGTEQENHTTHRNDIHLENAKAAGKMGISVDLEAKYAKLGLNLGALTLGQKDRQKMKNPHLRKKENENISVAACALLNSGGGAIKVKIENENYSLTRDGLGADLEASLCKCLSPVQGHLDFTESEGYIYIHVKLWSQEICGPPIGTLRTNLYVRCMSSSIQVSADAALEFLQDLEETGGRPRVRPELPASVACPDVEEECHLEDLAAAVFNKTEFQYEETFHFTRSAYVEVISLSAKHLRKRVKELLPRTVSAFANTDGGYLFIGLDSKTQQIIGFKAEKSDLVCLESEIEKCIRQLPVIHFCEEKEKIKYTCKFIEVHKSGAVCSYVCALRVQRFCCAVFAAEPESWHVEDSCVKRFTTEEWVKRQIWVTSAHI